The region ACCGCATGGTCCATCGGGATGGCACTACGTTTTGGGTGGAAGCCAATGTCCGTCCAATCCTCAACGAGCGGGGTGAGCCGCTGAAGTTCCAGTCTGCCGTCCATGATATCTCACATCGCCGGGAATCAGAAATGGCTCTGAAAAACAGCGAGAAAAAGTACCGCGACCTGATCAACTACAGCCCGGCCTTCATCTGCACCCACGACCTGGACGGCGTGATCCTGACGGTAAACCCGTACCTGCTGAACATGCTGGGCTACACAGCCGAAGAAATGACTGGCCACAGCCTGGTTGAGTTCTTCCCAAAGCAGAACGAGGAAAAATTTCTACTTTACCTGCAGCAGTTCAACACTCAGAGCCTGGTAGATGGCATCTTGACGATCCTGAACAAAGAGAACGAGGAGCGCTACTTGTATTACAAGAACTACAAAGTGGAGGAGCCAAACCTGGCCCCTTACATCATCGCCATTGCCCAGGATATAACCGACCGAATGCGTACAGAGCAGGAGCTAACACGGGCCAAGGAGGCTGCAGAAGAATCGGCACGCGTGAAAGAGAACTTCATGGCCAACATGAGCCACGAGATCCGGACACCGATGAACGGTATACTGGGCATGGCCACCCTCCTGCGTAGAACCGAGCTGGATGAGGCCCAGCAGAATTACCTGGACATCATCTGCCAATCTGCCGAGAACCTGCTCGTCATCATCAACGACATCCTGGATATCGCTAAAATTGAGGCGGGTAAGCTGGAGCTGGAGGAGATTCCCTTCAACCTGAGTGAAACTGTACAGCACGCCTTCAAGACCTTTATCTATAAGGCGGAGGAAAAAGAGATTGCCTATACCCTCAAGGCAGTTCAACAGAGTTACCCGACCTTGCTCGGCGACCCATACCGGCTAAACCAGGTGTTGCTGAACCTTCTCAGCAACGCCATTAAATTTACAGAGGAAGGCAGTGTTACGCTTAGCTGCCAGGTACTGGAGGAGCAGCAGGACAGGCTTACCGTTGAGTTTGCCGTAACAGACACTGGTATCGGCATCCCTCCCTCCAAGATCGATTATATCTTTGAAGGATTTAGCCAGGCCTACTCCAGCACCACGCGCAAGTACGGCGGCACGGGACTTGGCCTCAGCATCTGCAAAACCCTGATAGAAATGCAACACGGCCAGATCTGGGTGGAGAGCAGCGAGAATGAGGGCAGCACGTTCACCTTTATACTTACCTTCCCTAAATCGGCTGTGGAGCAGCCGGATCTGCAGGAGGAGGAGATTGATTTCAGCAGCCTGGGCAAGATAAAGGTGCTGTTGGCAGAGGATAACGAGATAAACATTTTCCTGGCGCAGGCAATACTGGAGGGTTGGGGTGCGCAGGTGGAAGTGGCCCGCAATGGCCGGGAGGCGGTGGAGATGGCCGAGCAAGGCCTCTACGACGTGATCCTGATGGATATACAGATGCCGGAAATGAGCGGAATAGATGCTACGCTGGAGATCAGAAACCTGCCTGATGCACAAAAATCGCTCGTCCCGATCATTGCCCTGACAGCCAATGCCCTAAAAGGCGATGCGGAGAAATACCTGGCCGCAGGAATGAACGACTACATATCCAAGCCCTTTGAAGAGGATAAGCTGTTCCGGAAAATCGAGGTGCTCCTACCCCACCGCAGGCAGCAGGGGACAGTAGAAGCTACAGCAGCGGCGGCAGAAAGCTCGCCCCGGGAGCCAATTTACGACCTTGCGTTGTTGGAGAAGATCGCCCGTGGCAACGAGGAGTTCATGCGGCGCAGCAAGCGGTTGATCGTGGAGTCTGTGCCGCCCACGCTCGCAGGCATGCAGCAAATGCGCGATACGCAGGATTGGGATGGGGTAAGTGCGGCAGCCCACAAGCTAAAATCCACCATAGACACCTTACGGATTGAACAGTTGAAAGAAGTGGTGCGCCGGATAGAGAGCGATGCCAAAAACCGCGCCAGCCAGCCTCAGGTGAAAGCGGATATCACCCTGCTCCAACACGTGATGGAGCAGGTGCTAACACTGCTGAGGGCCGATCTGGAACATGAGTAAAGCACATGCTGCTGCTTCATGTAGAGGGAAACGGCATGTGCGTTACAAGCTTGTGCATGCATTGAGAGAAGTATCGGCAGCCTCACCAAGTATAAACCTCTGCCGCAGATTTCGTATCTTACCCTATCTAGGTAAAATATGAACCGCTATGCAGCACCCACCACTCCAAGACCTGTCCGAACTGATACAACTGCGCCATGCCCTGCACCGGCACCCCGAGCTATCCGGAGCCGAAGCCGCCACGGCTGAACGCATCGTGTCCTCTCTGGAAAAGTATAAACCCAGCTCCATACTTACGCAGGTGGGGGGCACAGGCGTAGTGGCTGTGTTCGAGGGTACTGAACCAACTGCCGGGCCAACCATACTTTTCCGTTGCGAGCTGGACGCCTTGCCTATCCTGGAGGATAACCCGGACTTAAAGTATACTTCAGAAGTTGCAGGAACAGCCCATCTTTGCGGCCACGACGGGCATATGGCCATTCTAACCGGGCTCGCCAGCCTGCTGCACGCCAATAAACCGGCCACAGGCAGGGTGGTCCTCCTTTATCAGCCGGCAGAGGAAACCGGCATGGGCGCCCGGGAGATGCTCCAAGACGAGCGGCTCCTGCCACTGCAGCCGGATTACGTGTTTGCGCTGCACAACCTGCCGGGCTACCCGCTGCACCAGGTGATCGTGAGGGAGAATGCCTTTGCCGCAGCCTCTACAGGGATGGTTGTGGAGCTGCAGGGGCACCCCTCACATGCTGCCGAACCTGAGAATGGTCTGAACCCGGGCGAGGCAATGGCAGAAATCATACTTGCTTTTAACCAGGTTGTCCGGCAGAAAGAGCTTTTCCGGGACCTCACGCTGCTCACTGTAATTCATGCCCGGCTAGGCGAGGTGGCCTTTGGGACTAACCCGGGCTTTGGCACTGTAATGGCCACCCTCCGCTCCTTCCAGGCCGAGGACCTGCAAAAGCTGAAGCAGTTGACGGCACAACAGGTGCAACAGGTCGCCGAGAAGTATGGCCTGAAGTATAAGATCCGTTTTGTGGAAGAGTTTCCGGCAACTATAAATGACCCCGAGGCAGTGCAACTGGTGCGGCAGGCGGCGGAAAGTCTGCAACTGGAGGCGCAGGAGAGCGTACAGCCTTTCAGGTGGTCCGAAGACTTCGGGCATTTCACGGCAAAGTATAAGGGGGCGCTTTTCGGGCTTGGCGCGGGCACTTCGCAACCGCAGCTGCACCACGCCAACTATAACTTCCCCGATGAACTCATCCCGACCGGTGCCACTTTTTTTTACGAGATCGCGCGGCAGATACTACAGCCATAAACTACTATGCTTCATAGCTCTTATATCGAGATAAGTAAATCAGCCCTTCAAAACAACATAGATTTTCTGCGCAGCGAGATAGGCCCTGACGTTCAGTTCTCATCGGTGGTGAAGGGCAATGCCTATGGCCATGGCATAGAGCCATTTGCCCGCATAGCGCAGGAGTGTGGCGTCAGCCATTTTGCTGTGTTTAGTGCCGATGAGGCCGACCGCCTGCTGAAAGCCATTCAGCAGCCCGCCACCATCTTGGTCATGGGCTACCTGGATAACCCCGAACTGGAGTGGGCCATCCAGCATGACATGGAGTTTTTTGTGTTTGAGCTGGATAGGCTGCAGGAAGCCTCCGCCATAGCAAGAAAGCTTGGAAAGCGCGCCAAAATACACCTGGAACTGGAGACCGGCATGAACCGCACCGGCTTTAACAAAGCAGCTCTGGCCAAGGCAGAGACATTCCTGGACAGCCACGCATCTGAGATGGAACTACAAGGCATCTGCACCCATTTTGCCGGTGCCGAGAGCATGCAGAACCACGACCGGGTGCTGCAGCAACTGCAGGCCTACAACCAACAGGTGGAGCGCATGCAGAAAGCCGGCCACCTGCCCAGGCAACGTCACACAGCCTGCTCTGCCGCTATGATCTCCTACCCCGAGACCCGCATGGACATGGTGCGGGTGGGCATTATGCAGTATGGTTTCTGGCCCAGCCCCGAGACGTACAGTCAGTACATTAGCGGGCGGGAGGAGAAAAAAGATCCGCTGCACCGCCTGATCAACTGGAAAAGCCG is a window of Pontibacter kalidii DNA encoding:
- a CDS encoding amidohydrolase — encoded protein: MQHPPLQDLSELIQLRHALHRHPELSGAEAATAERIVSSLEKYKPSSILTQVGGTGVVAVFEGTEPTAGPTILFRCELDALPILEDNPDLKYTSEVAGTAHLCGHDGHMAILTGLASLLHANKPATGRVVLLYQPAEETGMGAREMLQDERLLPLQPDYVFALHNLPGYPLHQVIVRENAFAAASTGMVVELQGHPSHAAEPENGLNPGEAMAEIILAFNQVVRQKELFRDLTLLTVIHARLGEVAFGTNPGFGTVMATLRSFQAEDLQKLKQLTAQQVQQVAEKYGLKYKIRFVEEFPATINDPEAVQLVRQAAESLQLEAQESVQPFRWSEDFGHFTAKYKGALFGLGAGTSQPQLHHANYNFPDELIPTGATFFYEIARQILQP
- the alr gene encoding alanine racemase — translated: MLHSSYIEISKSALQNNIDFLRSEIGPDVQFSSVVKGNAYGHGIEPFARIAQECGVSHFAVFSADEADRLLKAIQQPATILVMGYLDNPELEWAIQHDMEFFVFELDRLQEASAIARKLGKRAKIHLELETGMNRTGFNKAALAKAETFLDSHASEMELQGICTHFAGAESMQNHDRVLQQLQAYNQQVERMQKAGHLPRQRHTACSAAMISYPETRMDMVRVGIMQYGFWPSPETYSQYISGREEKKDPLHRLINWKSRIMSLKSVPQGEYIGYGTSFRAPRDLLLAVVPVGYAWGYSRSLSNQGQVLIKGTRAAVVGTVNMNVMMVDVTDIPGVGKDDEVVLLGKQGDESITVASFGELSTQLNYELLTRLPLNIPRYVID